The Prosthecobacter sp. SYSU 5D2 nucleotide sequence CACGACAGTCTCAAAGTCGCTGAAAACACCAACCTTAAATACGAACCCGGCAAATGGTACCACGCCCTGGCCGAGCTGAGGGGGGAGGAATTCCTCGTCCGCTTTGCCGGCGGCCCCACCCTCTACGCCCGGCACCCCTCCTATGCCCTGCCCCCGCCCAGCGGCGCTCCCGGCATGGGCGTCGCCGGTCCCAAAGGCGGCAGCGTCGAGCTCGACAATGTCACCTTCTGGACCATCAAGCCCGATGTCCAGCCCACCTGGCCCACTGTCCGCAACACCTTCCCCAAATTCGAACCTGTCATCGTCAAGCAGCCAAAGGAAAAGAAAGCCAGGTAATCCAGCAGTACAGTACTCCTCACTCTCCGGGTGAGGCGCGAAGTAAGCGCAGCGCACAAGCCCCCTTCCCCGAATCGCCGCCCTCCCATGAGCCAGCCCAAGCATATTGTTATCCTTCTTGTTACGCTGCTCATCTCCCTCCCCTCCCTATCCCCCGCCCAACCCCCTTCCCCCTCCCGGCCTAACATTGTATTCATCCTCGCCGATGACCTCGGTTACGGTGACGTCCAGTGCCTGAATCCGGATCGTGGAAAAATCCCCACCCCGCATCTGGACCGCCTGGCCGGCCAGGGCATGACCTTTACCGATGCCCACAGCGGCTCCTCCGTCTGCACCCCCACGCGCTACGGCCTGCTCACTGGCCGTTATTCCTGGCGCACCCGTTTGCAGAAAGGCGTGCTGGATGGCGGCAATGACGATCCTCTCATCGCCGCAGACCGCCTCACCGTCGCCACCTTCCTCCAGCAGCAGGGTTACGCCACCGCGTGCATCGGCAAATGGCACCTTGGTTTCAACTCCGAATCCCCCACCCTCAAGCCCGACGCCAAAACGAAGAGCAAAGGCAAAGACAAAAACGCCATGGGCCGCAGCGGCCTGCCCCTGGGCGCCCGGATCATCGGCGGCCCCATCACACGCGGCTTTGACCTCTTTTGGGGCTGCTCCAATGCCCGCACCATGTCCTCCCTCATCATCCAGGACCACGTTGTGGAGGACCTGCCCACGGTGGACATGCTGCCCCGCCTCACCCGGCGCGCGGTCGAATATCTGGATGAACAGGCCGCCACTGCCAAATCTGGCAAGCCCTTCTTCCTTTACGTGCCCCTCACCTCCCCGCATACGCCCATCGTGCCCAGTGCCGAATGGCAGGGCAAAAGCGGCCTCGGCAAATACGGCGACTTTGTCATGCAGACGGATGCCAGCGTCGGCAGCATCCTCGCCGCATTGGACCGGCATCAGCTTGCGGAGAACACCCTCGTCCTCTTCTCCGCCGACAACGGCTGCTCCCCCCAGGCGGACACGGCCGGGCTGGAAAAACAGGGCCACTTTGCCAGTGCGCAGTATCGCGGGTATAAGGCGGATATCTGGGACGGCGGCCACCGCGTGCCCTTCTTCGCCCGCTGGCCCGGCACCATCCCCGCCGCCAGCCGCAGCGATGCCCTCATCTGCCTGGGGGATTTCATGGCCACCGTCGCCGATGTCCTCGGCCAGCCTCTGGCTGAAACCGCCGCCCCCGACAGCCAGAGTTTCCTGCCCCTCCTCAGAGCCACCGCCAGTGCCCAAGGCCGCAGTCACATCGTCCATCACAGCATCGCCGGCAAGTTCGCCATCCGCGAAGGCCGGTGGAAATTGAACCTCTGTGCCGCCTCCGGTGGCTGGGGCAAACCCACCGACGAAGACGCCAAAAAACAAGGCCTCCCCGATGCCCAGCTATACGACCTCCAGGCAGATCCTGGCGAGACCACCAACCTCATCACCCAACGTCTAGCCGAAGCCGCCCGCCTCCTCGCGTTGTTAAAGCAGCAGATCACAAAAGGTCGCAGCACTCCCGGCACGGACCTGACCAATGATGTCGAAGTTATTCTTCCATCCGCCGCCTCCATTCCCTAAAGTTTGTTATTCACTTTTGACCATGAAATCCCTTCTCCTCCTTTTCCTCGCGGCCCTGCCCTTCGCCGCCTTCTCCGCCGACCGGCCTAACATCCTCATGATCGCCGTGGATGACCTCCGTCCGCAGCTCGGCTGCTATGGGCAGAGCCAGATCCATTCACCCAACCTGGACCGCCTCGCCTCCCAGGGCACCCTCTTCCAGCGCGCCTACTGCATGGTGCCCACCTGCGGGGCCTCCCGCGCCAGCCTGATGACCAGCATCCGCCCTGCGCCGAAGCGCTTCGTCACCCATCTGGCGTATGCGGAAAAGGACGCCCCTGGCATCACCACCCTGAACACGCACCTCAAGGAAAACGGCTACCACACCGTCTCCAACGGCAAGATCTTCCACCACCCAGAAGACAGCGCCATCGGCTGGACCGAACCCGCCTGGCGGCCCAGCCCTGGCAAACCCGGCGCCACCGCCCCCGAGGACATGCCAAAGAAAAAAGCCGCCAATGGCCCGGAAAAATCCTCCGGCCAAAACAAAGGCAAAGGCAAGGGCAAAGGCGCCGCCAAAAAGGGCAAACCCGAGCGTGGCGTTCCCTATGAAATTTCCCCGCTGGAAGATCACCAGCTCAGCGACGGTCTCGTCGCCGAAAAGACCATCAAGGACCTCCGCCGCCTGAAGGACCAGGACCAGCCCTTCTTCATCGCCGCCGGTTTTTTCAAGCCCCACCTCCCCTTCATTGCCCCTAAAAAATACTGGGACCTCTACCCTGAAGACAGCATCAAACTGCCCTCCAACTACCACGCCCCCAAAGACGCGCCCGCCGAATCCATCCACAATTCCGGCGAGCTGCGAGCCTACAAGGGCATTCCCAAAACCGGCCCCCTGCCCGAAGACATGGCTCTGAACATGATCCGGGGTTACCAGGCCTGCGTCAGCTTCACCGATGCCCAGATCGGCAAGGTCCTCGAAGAACTGGACCGCCTCGGCCTAACCGAAAACACCATCGTCATCCTCTGGGGCGATCACGGATGGAACCTGGGGGAGCACACCCTTTGGTGCAAACATAGCTGCTACGAGACCTCCATGCAGGTCCCCCTCATCATCCGCGCCCCCGGCTTCAAAGGTGGCCTCAAAACCGCCGGTCTCACCGAGCTCATTGACGTCTATCCCACCCTCTGCGAGCTCGCCGGCGTGCCAACCCCTGCGCACGTCCAGGGCCGCAGCTTTGTACCCCTCATGAAGACACCCGGCATGCAATGGAAGGAACAGGCCATTGGCCGTTTCATGGCCGGGGATACACTCCGCACGGAGGAGCATCGCTTTACCGAATACTCCAACAACCAGGGCCAGCCCACCGCCCGCATGCTCTACGACCACACCAGAGATCCCGCTGAAAACATCAACCTCAGCGAGCAGCCCGCCCAGGCCGAAACCGTGGAGCAGCTCACCGCCCGCCTGCGCAGCGCCAAGGGCAAGGACGGTGACCTGCCGGTAAAAAAGTAACTCTTACCGGCCCACCAGGATCGCAATGCCGGCAATCAGGGCAAGCACAGGAACCACAATGCTAAGCTGCCCTAGGCTGATCCCAAAGACGCCGATGAGGCCGACAAGGACAAGATATATCGCCAAAGTGATCATGCCGATGCTGGAAGGAAATTTCATATGGGTAATTCTAAATAATTGGTTATTCTGATACGGGATTTGCAGTTAACTTGAAAGTACAAAAAAGGCGCTGCCACCGGCCATGTGTGCCGGATGACAGCGCCAGATCTTCAAAAGCAGGCGGCCTAGTTGGCAGCGCGCTCGATGTGGCGGCCGGTCTTCTGCACATCACGGCCAAAGCCGCGAGTCGTGTTGCAACTGGTGCCAAGGATGGCAAACAGGCCGGTGATGAGTGCAAGCCGGAGGATGCGTTGGGTGGTTGGAGTCATAGTGATAATGGTCAGGTTTTGGGAATCAATGGAAGAGGCCTTTCAGGCCCCGGCTCATGCGGTTCAGTGTGCGTTCGATGGGCAGATCGCCCACCCGGTCAGCACCACGGCGCACAGCCAGCGCACCTTCTTCCGCCAGCTCGGCCAGACGGTCCTGGATGTCTTCCAGAACGTCCATGGCCCGGCTCTGCGGGGTGGGGGCTGGGATCAGTGCGCGGGCCAGGAAGACGGCGGCGACGCCCAGGCCTGCCACCATCAGCAGAGTGCTGGCGGGGTGCTCACGCACACGGTTCTCCAGGGTTTCAATCGTGTTGTTGCAGACGTTGGCGGGGGTGTTTTCGTTGGGATTCATGGCTTGGGCAGACGGGGTTGTTTTTTACAGCAGAGTTCCATGCCTTTGATCAGACCCAGCGTCAGCAGGGTCGGTCGCAGCAGGGTGGCGCCCACGACCGCCGCCGTGCCCAGCAGGGCGCGTGCAGGCAGCATGGTGATGAGAAGCCCCACACCAAACGCCGCCGCAGCGGCCATGGGGGGATCGTCATGGGCAAATTTTTTGACATCGTCCAGGATCTGCTGGGCGGAGGAGACAGGCTCGGTGGATGAAGGATACTCGTTCATGGCAAGAAGGGATATGCGCAGGCAGCCAGCTTACGCGCTGCACTATACCATCGCATGTCACCGCCGGATAAGCCGTATCCTCTGCATCTATTGTCGCTGAACTTTCATTTTGTTGGCTTCGGGTCCGGACGGCGCGAGCCAAACCGCACGGTATAAAGCTTGGTGAACTCCGCGCCGAAGAACAGGATCTGCGCGGAATAATAGACCCAAACCAGGATGATGACCAGCGACCCGGCCGCCCCGTAGCTGGAGGCAAAGGCGCTGCGCCCAAAGTAAAAGCCCAGCACATGCTTCCCCAGGACAAACAGGAGCGCGGTGAACAAAGCCCCCGGGCCGACATCCCGCCAGGTGATTTTGGTATCCGGCACGACGCGGAAAATGAACGCAAAGAGCAGCGTCACCACCACCATGGAGAAGGCGGAATTTCCCAGCTCCCAAGGCCCGTCCAGTTCTGGAAACCGCGCCAGCAGCAGGGTGCCCGCCGCTCCGATAAAGGCGGAAAATAGGAACGAAAGCAGCATCAGGAAGCCCAGCACGAACACCATGATGAAGGCGAAGATGCGCTCCTTGACCAGCAGGAACACCGGATGACGCTGGGAGGAGATGCCCCAGATCTGGTTCAGTGAGCCCTGCAGCTCCGCAAAAACCCCGGAAGCCCCGACCAGCAGAACGGTGAATCCGAACAGGGTGCTGATGAAGCTGGTGTTATGCGGGGAGGTGGTGGTCAGGATCATCTTCATGATCTCCGCTCCCTGGCTGCCGACAAAGGATTCAAACTGCTCCACAATCTCCTCCCGGGCTGCATTCCGCTCCACCACCAGGCTGACCAGCGTCAGCACCAGGATGGCCAGCGGGGCCAGGGAGAAGGCGGTATAAAAGGCCAGCGCCGCCCCCATGCGCGGTCCACCATGCGCATCCCACTGGCGGTAGGTTTCCGCAACGAGACTGATGAATTTTTTCAGAATGGGCCGCAGCATGGAACAGGGGGAGAAGCGGCCTGCGCCTTTGGAGTGAAGGGCGCGTGCACACGCCTGCACATCGTTTCTGCAGCCCTGGCTGCGTGTACCTTTCTACCGGTTCACCAGGTCCACCACCTTGTCATTCATCTGGCGCAGGCGCTTGGACAGGCAGGTGGTGATGCGGCTCAGCAGGCGGTAGGCCACCTTGGGATTGGCCGCGTGCAGGCGGTCCAGGCTGTCCCGGGTGATGAGCCACACCTCGGTCTCATTGCAGGCACAGACGGTCGCGCTGGCCGGGCCGGGATCAAAGACACTGACCTCCCCCAGCGAATCACCGGCCTCCAGGCTGGCCACTTTTTTGTTCACGCCGTCCACATCCTGATACACATCGAGCTGGCCTTTGAGGACCAGGTAGAGATGATCATTCTCATCCCCCTGGCGGATGACGACCTCATCCGCCTCATAGGAGCGTGAGTCCCCAAAGCTGGAAAGAAGGCTGAGTTCCTGGGGCGTGAAATTGGCGAGGAGAGGGGTCAGGGAAGGCATGGGGATGTGAGGGAAGTTGAGTTAAACAAAAAGCGGGGAGCTCCAAAAACAAGACAATATATGCCGATCAAGATTCCGCCCCGCTCAGGATGAAAGGAGGCGAGGCGGAGCCTGGAGGGTGAAGTAAAAAGGGTTAAGGAGCCACTACGGACTTGGTCTTCATCAAACTCTGACCCCGCCGGCTACGCCAACGTTCTGTTGGTTTTGCTGGCGGGCGGCCTTCATCTCCATCTTGGTCTGGTGGGCACCTATCTTGTCTTTGAGCTCCTGGGCCTTGTCTTCGTTTTTGTCGATCCGGTCGCCCAGTTTGTCGGACGCCTTTTTCAGGGCCTGCGCTTCTTTGATCTCCATCTGCTCGGCTCGCTCGGGGCCGGTGCCGGTCAGGTGTTTGTCCACGTCATACTTTTTGTTCAGCGCGGCTGCGACGTTGGGGTCGGCCAGGGCCCTGTCCACGTCGGCTTTGCGCTTCTCCAGGTCAGCCCCATGGTTTTCTCGCTTGGCGAGCTGCTTTTCCATCCGCTCCAGCTTGCTCTGGTCATCCAGGCCCAGCTTTTCCTTGATCGTGTTTTTAAGGGAGGAGGCAGCGGTCTTCAGCATGTCGCGCACGCTGGTCTTGGGCGCTTCCACCGCCACGTCCACCTGCACCACCTGTTCTAAAAGCTGGCGGTTGGGGTTGTTGGCAAAATTTTTGGCCTCCTGGGCAAAGTTTTGGAAGGAGGCGAGCTGGGCGCTTGTCCCTAGCATTTCAAGGTGGTCTTTGCCGCTGGTGATCCGCGCCTGGAAAGTGGGATCATTGTTGGAGAGGGCGGCAATCAACGGGGTCATGTGGCGGTTTCCATCCTGGCCAAACAGCTCCTGATCATCGTAAACGGCGGCGATGGGCATGACCGGGGTACCGTCTGCCTGCTGCTGGGCGCGCCGCGTACCGATTTCCTCCGCCAGAGGAATGTTGTCCCAGACTTCGGTGAACTGGCGTTTTTCGATGAGTGAAGAGAGCGGCCCGATGTTATTTTCATCCAGAATTTCCTGCATCTTGTCCTTCTGCGCCATGCGACCGGAGCTAAAGCCGGAGGTGATTTGCAGACCAGCGGCGTTGACATTGCTCTGAGCGGCATAGGTGGCTGCAAAGCTCCCCTGCGAGTAACCTGAATAGGCCTGCTGATCCAGCGGGATGCCCTGGTCCGCCAGATGCTGCTGGAGCTGGTTGACGTATTGTCTGGCCGTCTTTTCATTGACGCCATCTGGGTAGTCAAAGACAGCGAAGCCCATGCCACGTTCTTTGGCCTCATAGGCCATGGTTTTGATGGCGTCCTGATAGCTTTGTTTGCTCCGGTCAAAATCACTGCCGCCAAAGAAGACCACCGTGGGGTTTCCAGGCTGGGCTGGCATCACCCAGCCTTCGACTGATTGTGACGACCCGCCTTTGGGCTTGAAGTCCAGCTTAGAAATTT carries:
- a CDS encoding entericidin A/B family lipoprotein, whose amino-acid sequence is MTPTTQRILRLALITGLFAILGTSCNTTRGFGRDVQKTGRHIERAAN
- a CDS encoding cyclic nucleotide-binding domain-containing protein, with protein sequence MPSLTPLLANFTPQELSLLSSFGDSRSYEADEVVIRQGDENDHLYLVLKGQLDVYQDVDGVNKKVASLEAGDSLGEVSVFDPGPASATVCACNETEVWLITRDSLDRLHAANPKVAYRLLSRITTCLSKRLRQMNDKVVDLVNR
- a CDS encoding arylsulfatase, producing the protein MSQPKHIVILLVTLLISLPSLSPAQPPSPSRPNIVFILADDLGYGDVQCLNPDRGKIPTPHLDRLAGQGMTFTDAHSGSSVCTPTRYGLLTGRYSWRTRLQKGVLDGGNDDPLIAADRLTVATFLQQQGYATACIGKWHLGFNSESPTLKPDAKTKSKGKDKNAMGRSGLPLGARIIGGPITRGFDLFWGCSNARTMSSLIIQDHVVEDLPTVDMLPRLTRRAVEYLDEQAATAKSGKPFFLYVPLTSPHTPIVPSAEWQGKSGLGKYGDFVMQTDASVGSILAALDRHQLAENTLVLFSADNGCSPQADTAGLEKQGHFASAQYRGYKADIWDGGHRVPFFARWPGTIPAASRSDALICLGDFMATVADVLGQPLAETAAPDSQSFLPLLRATASAQGRSHIVHHSIAGKFAIREGRWKLNLCAASGGWGKPTDEDAKKQGLPDAQLYDLQADPGETTNLITQRLAEAARLLALLKQQITKGRSTPGTDLTNDVEVILPSAASIP
- a CDS encoding YihY/virulence factor BrkB family protein, whose product is MLRPILKKFISLVAETYRQWDAHGGPRMGAALAFYTAFSLAPLAILVLTLVSLVVERNAAREEIVEQFESFVGSQGAEIMKMILTTTSPHNTSFISTLFGFTVLLVGASGVFAELQGSLNQIWGISSQRHPVFLLVKERIFAFIMVFVLGFLMLLSFLFSAFIGAAGTLLLARFPELDGPWELGNSAFSMVVVTLLFAFIFRVVPDTKITWRDVGPGALFTALLFVLGKHVLGFYFGRSAFASSYGAAGSLVIILVWVYYSAQILFFGAEFTKLYTVRFGSRRPDPKPTK
- a CDS encoding sulfatase yields the protein MKSLLLLFLAALPFAAFSADRPNILMIAVDDLRPQLGCYGQSQIHSPNLDRLASQGTLFQRAYCMVPTCGASRASLMTSIRPAPKRFVTHLAYAEKDAPGITTLNTHLKENGYHTVSNGKIFHHPEDSAIGWTEPAWRPSPGKPGATAPEDMPKKKAANGPEKSSGQNKGKGKGKGAAKKGKPERGVPYEISPLEDHQLSDGLVAEKTIKDLRRLKDQDQPFFIAAGFFKPHLPFIAPKKYWDLYPEDSIKLPSNYHAPKDAPAESIHNSGELRAYKGIPKTGPLPEDMALNMIRGYQACVSFTDAQIGKVLEELDRLGLTENTIVILWGDHGWNLGEHTLWCKHSCYETSMQVPLIIRAPGFKGGLKTAGLTELIDVYPTLCELAGVPTPAHVQGRSFVPLMKTPGMQWKEQAIGRFMAGDTLRTEEHRFTEYSNNQGQPTARMLYDHTRDPAENINLSEQPAQAETVEQLTARLRSAKGKDGDLPVKK